Within the Rosa rugosa chromosome 2, drRosRugo1.1, whole genome shotgun sequence genome, the region gatgatgacgaagactaccaagaggtggaatcagaagatgaagaacacgatcgaacgatacacagaaagaagaattcgaagaagagcttgaagaaataaaaaaaaaggagacaggaagaaatagaagaagaagaagaagaagaaccatcacTGAAGCAGATTCTCAAGAAGAGcttgaaatcaaaaaaaaaaagacaggaagaaacagaagaagaagaaaaagtagaaCAATCACCAAACAAGGGTACTTTGGTGCTATttcaaaaaactgaagcagcaccaaagaggaagagaaatgtgaaaccaggacatgtgcagtacaggtgcacattaataagtttcttgaacacaattaaagataacaagaagaatctcagtgcaagaacattagatttgctcaggcagtcaccatttggaaatattgtcgatgcattccatggtggctacatagaggagaagtcagccaagaaatctgatgatttcattacactcctcctgcaggcctacgaccatgaaactgacctcttcttctttggaaagaagaaattcaggatctcgacaagagatatttcaaagatcctaggaatgccagaaaaaggtgacttggtcccaaagacttctgagggtgcatatcagtccgactttgtccagcagtttttttcaaacacagcgagaattaacaagaaagccgtggagaaagctctgcaagatgcgctgaaagacaatccaacaacagaggatgggattgagaagaaggacaaaaatgtggcaagattaatcttgctggacttgtccatcaagtttctgttcccaaacgcaggaggaacaatttcatgggactacgtcaaagcctgcgaaaatttggataagatcggatcttatgactgggcaagggaagttggaagcttcttaaaaaagtctataaagactttgaaaaagaaaaaggagtcaaGCAGCCCATATGGTAATACGGGGGGCTGCGTTCTGATAATACTGGTAAGTTACTGTCAAACTGagatgtaactggtcaagtcactaatCAAGACAAACTGCATGTCATTCTTCAAGTCactatgactaatttttttttgttttttgtgcaagcagtactggttctgtcaaaagactggaaaaatcaacccaatatctggaagggagaacgaagatcatgggatgagaaaatgggacatccagaagctgatacagaattggacaagttttaacagcttgaaaaaactagaggtattttcttctctgtcaaagtagttgtcactggccaagtaactatcTTGGTTAAAAGTCACCGATTAAGTCACTATCACACTGCATGTCAATGGCCAATTCACACTTCATGTCACTGGCCTTCATAACTGTTGTAAACATGTCATTGCTCATGTCACATAGCATGTCACTGACATATTGAATATGtttctttcagaaaatctttgaaaacctgaaggaggatagagaggaatcagaatccgaggaagaggagaatagatcagatgaagcaaagacagttccggaaagagaggaaaaaggaactgatgatcagaattgtgaaaacaaagaagataacctacaagttgaggtggctgaacaggaaacaacttcagaaaaaaaacaagtgggagaaagagcttcagaaaaaggaggaggagataagaTATATCACTGTGGAGAAAGATAATTTGAAGACAAAACTGAACGAAAAGGAACAGGAACTAAGGAAAATCACGGAGGACATGATGAATCTGGAGGAACGAAATGCTACACTTGTGACCGACAATTTCTGCCTTGCATCATcggtgaaggagttagagataaaattgaaggaattggagcaaatgttgagccaaaagactcacacctcaacagcagctcagcagcacagctccccaccacctacctctgcagaagaaaaaaatgaatcaaatggaGCTGCATCTAAGGCTGCTGAAAACGCAGAAAATAAAGATCAATCGACTGTTGAGGAAGCTCAGTCCCATGGCATCTGCACAGTCGAAGAatgtgcagcagcagcagcag harbors:
- the LOC133734886 gene encoding uncharacterized protein LOC133734886 — protein: MPEKGDLVPKTSEGAYQSDFVQQFFSNTARINKKAVEKALQDALKDNPTTEDGIEKKDKNVARLILLDLSIKFLFPNAGGTISWDYVKACENLDKIGSYDWAREVGSFLKKSIKTLKKKKESSSPYGNTGGCVLIILYWFCQKTGKINPISGRENEDHGMRKWDIQKLIQNWTSFNSLKKLEKIFENLKEDREESESEEEENRSDEAKTVPEREEKGTDDQNCENKEDNLQVEVAEQETTSEKKQVGERASEKGGGDKIYHCGER